Proteins from a single region of Bacteroidota bacterium:
- a CDS encoding SGNH/GDSL hydrolase family protein, with product MKRIFMLSIFSVISGFFLRGQGVDVKTLPPLDELGTGTFEGKQGGLYPNGSNSMPKAFYDDAVAMANSIQPLNAEGKPDPNGKIGLVTIGASTVAMFSKGLEDMVPQYKGVNRELTFVNCGIGGQDLSDIMEPTANYWKVIDARLKESGLSFDQVQVIWFQEDNLRNRENGVEARGKQLVDDFAYMVRFCKKHYPNLKLFYVTGRHTTEFMPPEGKDKHREPKAYINGWACKWLIEKQINGDKDLAYKGENAVAPLLLWGPYFWTQGDKPRADGYTWNKQLVSNDGVHPTDAGIQRVSKDLVDFWSTDPVSQLWFLENPAGAKPVAEEDYMHVMINKTVVENIMYSNIGERFRIAVVKDSVVVFKDDKAKRSENFNVEIKEPGEYKFVINDEADHAIAGKFIIDEDMDVKVPAETTESASTEVKPGKVIDPNAPAWVVNGTNKLPKLERIMRGHDTVKAVVLDGSGKVLLEIEDVLNKHTDLNELLERGEYAMKFYDADGTEIPLPEEFNSSVRIKY from the coding sequence ATGAAACGAATTTTTATGTTATCCATTTTTTCGGTTATAAGCGGCTTCTTCCTACGTGGGCAAGGGGTTGATGTAAAAACTTTACCTCCTCTGGATGAGCTGGGCACCGGTACTTTCGAGGGAAAGCAGGGTGGTTTATACCCGAATGGCAGCAATAGCATGCCAAAAGCCTTTTATGATGATGCCGTGGCAATGGCGAATTCGATACAACCTTTAAATGCGGAAGGCAAACCGGATCCAAATGGTAAAATTGGTTTGGTCACAATTGGTGCATCCACAGTTGCTATGTTCAGCAAAGGGTTAGAAGATATGGTTCCGCAATACAAAGGTGTGAACAGGGAGCTGACTTTTGTGAACTGTGGTATCGGCGGACAAGATTTGAGTGATATTATGGAACCTACGGCTAATTACTGGAAGGTAATAGATGCCCGCTTAAAAGAATCAGGGTTAAGTTTTGATCAGGTACAGGTGATCTGGTTTCAGGAAGATAATTTACGTAACCGTGAAAATGGTGTTGAAGCCAGAGGAAAGCAATTAGTTGATGACTTCGCTTATATGGTGCGTTTTTGCAAAAAACATTATCCGAACCTGAAATTGTTTTATGTAACCGGCCGACATACCACTGAATTTATGCCACCGGAAGGAAAAGATAAACACCGTGAACCAAAAGCTTATATCAATGGATGGGCATGTAAGTGGCTCATTGAAAAACAAATAAACGGTGATAAAGATTTAGCCTATAAAGGAGAAAATGCAGTTGCGCCATTATTATTATGGGGACCTTATTTTTGGACGCAAGGAGATAAACCGCGTGCTGATGGTTATACTTGGAATAAACAATTAGTGAGCAACGATGGGGTTCATCCAACAGATGCAGGTATTCAGCGTGTTTCAAAAGACTTAGTGGATTTCTGGAGTACTGACCCGGTTTCTCAATTATGGTTTTTAGAAAATCCTGCCGGCGCGAAACCGGTTGCAGAAGAAGATTATATGCATGTAATGATTAATAAAACCGTGGTTGAAAATATAATGTATTCCAACATTGGCGAAAGATTCCGCATTGCAGTGGTAAAAGATTCAGTCGTGGTATTTAAAGATGATAAAGCGAAACGTTCTGAAAATTTTAATGTCGAAATAAAAGAACCCGGCGAATACAAATTTGTAATAAATGATGAAGCAGACCATGCAATAGCGGGCAAATTTATTATTGATGAAGATATGGATGTTAAAGTTCCTGCAGAAACAACCGAATCAGCATCAACAGAAGTTAAACCCGGAAAAGTAATTGACCCGAATGCACCTGCTTGGGTGGTAAACGGAACAAATAAATTACCAAAACTGGAACGTATTATGCGCGGTCATGATACCGTGAAAGCGGTTGTTTTAGATGGTTCAGGTAAAGTATTACTTGAAATTGAGGATGTGTTGAACAAACATACCGATTTAAATGAATTACTGGAACGCGGAGAATACGCAATGAAATTTTATGATGCTGATGGAACAGAAATTCCATTACCTGAAGAATTTAATTCTTCCGTGCGTATAAAATATTAA
- a CDS encoding DUF4197 domain-containing protein, which translates to MQDVLNTVLETTITEQEAANGLMEALVQGATNGTDILSQVNGYLGNPTIKIPFPPEAQKIENALREVGLNKMCDDVINSINHAAETAAIEAKPILINSIRTMTITDAMDILFGANDAATEYLKKTTTAALTAKFTPIIESSLNKVGATKYWTDAVNYYNKIPLTEDLNPDLKSYVTGKALDGLFYMIEQEELKIRQDPGARAAEIVQKVFGYYDTHK; encoded by the coding sequence ATGCAGGATGTATTAAATACCGTATTAGAAACTACAATTACCGAGCAGGAAGCAGCCAACGGATTAATGGAAGCGTTAGTGCAAGGAGCTACAAATGGTACCGATATTTTATCGCAGGTAAATGGTTATTTAGGGAATCCAACCATTAAAATTCCATTTCCGCCTGAAGCTCAAAAAATAGAAAATGCCTTAAGGGAGGTAGGCTTAAATAAAATGTGTGATGATGTAATTAATTCAATTAATCATGCTGCCGAAACTGCTGCTATCGAAGCAAAACCTATTTTGATCAACAGCATACGTACCATGACTATAACCGATGCAATGGATATATTATTTGGTGCCAATGATGCTGCAACTGAATATCTCAAAAAAACAACTACTGCTGCATTAACTGCAAAATTTACACCTATAATTGAAAGTTCACTTAACAAAGTTGGCGCTACAAAATATTGGACAGATGCGGTAAATTATTACAACAAAATTCCTTTGACCGAAGATTTAAATCCTGACCTTAAGAGTTATGTAACCGGCAAAGCATTGGACGGTTTATTTTACATGATTGAACAGGAAGAATTAAAGATTCGTCAGGACCCCGGTGCACGCGCTGCTGAAATCGTTCAAAAGGTGTTCGGCTACTACGATACACACAAGTAA
- a CDS encoding CinA family nicotinamide mononucleotide deamidase-related protein: MQAVIISIGDEILNGTTINTNASWMSTQIQPYGIDIYEVLSISDNSEHIINTLNKYCGVIDIVLITGGLGPTKDDITKKTLCTFFGSSLVFHESIYLRLKAAFEKRGIPFTENNRDQAMYPDNCTILDNPLGTAQGMWFQSGKTAVISMPGVPFEMKGLMTEQVIPKILKTFSFPAIVNRYFMTSGISESFLAKQLEPLEANLPDHIALAYLPTPGVVKLRLTARGEDEAGIIDDLAPLEGQMRQILGEGIYAEEPLMLEAFIGKQLMSLNATLSTAESITGGKIAHKLTLIPGSSAYFKGGIVAYSKEIKQSVLKVPAEIIEQFTTVSEQTALAMLEGLLEVTGTDFGIAVTGNAGPTKDTAGEPVGTVFIAVGSKSKKTVKKYFFNKNRDINIEYATMFSLHEMRILLTEYLVKA, translated from the coding sequence ATGCAGGCAGTTATTATTTCTATTGGAGATGAAATTTTGAATGGCACTACAATTAATACCAATGCCAGTTGGATGTCGACCCAGATTCAGCCGTATGGAATTGATATTTATGAAGTATTGAGTATTTCAGATAACAGTGAACACATTATTAATACTTTAAATAAATATTGCGGAGTTATTGATATCGTTTTAATTACGGGAGGTTTAGGGCCGACTAAAGATGATATTACTAAAAAAACCTTATGCACTTTTTTCGGGTCATCACTCGTGTTTCATGAATCAATTTATTTACGATTAAAAGCAGCTTTTGAAAAAAGGGGTATTCCTTTTACGGAAAATAACCGCGACCAGGCGATGTATCCGGATAATTGTACCATTTTAGATAATCCGCTGGGAACTGCTCAGGGAATGTGGTTTCAATCGGGTAAAACCGCCGTAATCAGCATGCCGGGTGTGCCTTTTGAAATGAAGGGTTTAATGACTGAGCAGGTGATTCCGAAAATTTTAAAAACATTCAGCTTTCCTGCAATTGTGAACCGCTATTTTATGACCAGTGGCATCAGTGAAAGTTTTTTGGCCAAACAACTTGAGCCACTGGAGGCAAACCTGCCCGATCATATTGCGCTAGCATATTTGCCAACGCCTGGGGTTGTAAAATTACGTTTGACAGCCCGTGGGGAGGATGAAGCAGGCATAATTGACGATTTAGCACCCCTTGAGGGGCAAATGCGACAAATTTTAGGGGAAGGAATTTATGCTGAGGAGCCCTTAATGTTAGAAGCTTTTATAGGAAAGCAGTTGATGTCTTTAAATGCTACCCTTTCTACCGCTGAAAGTATAACCGGAGGCAAAATTGCGCACAAACTCACCCTCATTCCGGGCAGTTCGGCATACTTTAAGGGCGGGATTGTTGCCTATTCAAAAGAAATTAAACAATCGGTACTAAAAGTGCCTGCCGAAATAATTGAACAGTTTACTACTGTTAGTGAACAAACAGCGCTGGCAATGCTGGAAGGGCTACTTGAGGTAACAGGCACCGATTTTGGTATTGCAGTTACAGGGAATGCAGGCCCCACTAAGGATACAGCAGGTGAACCGGTTGGAACGGTGTTTATTGCCGTTGGTTCAAAATCGAAAAAAACAGTTAAAAAATATTTTTTCAACAAGAACCGTGACATCAATATCGAATACGCCACTATGTTTTCGCTACATGAAATGCGTATACTGTTGACCGAATACCTTGTTAAAGCATAA
- the pbpC gene encoding penicillin-binding protein 1C — protein sequence MWTEEKIRSKILVVHKAIKTHRVLRWARVVLLTFACILGLFFLLNIIFPMRVQIEYSQIVTARDGTVLNAFLTSDEKWRMMTELEEITPEMQTAIIYKEDKYFYRHPGVNPAAILRALYNNITSGNRTSGASTITMQVARLLSPKDRTYGNKLIEMFRALQIDMLYSKPEILQMYLNLVPYGGNIEGVKAASVLYLEKTPEVLSLAELTALSIIPNRPTSLRPGINNDIIVRERNKWLERFKSAHLFEEDIINDAIQEPFTAFRTEGPKLARHFSTRLKYRYPEQPIIKSNLVAETQMQSEKLVGDYVKQLWGLDIHNGAAIVIDNHTHQIVAYVGSGDFFNTADGGQVDGVQAIRSPGSTLKPLLYALSFDEGLQTPQSIIADVPVNYSGYSPENYDEDYNGNVTIEYALSHSLNVPAVKTLSEMGMDNFLNTLINCDFTTIDEKRNDLGLSVALGGCGVTLEQLTRLYSAFANQGRYSHIRWLQSDEDTAFIQAFSPGAAFMITEILTQLTRPDLPNFYQSAKNVPLIAWKTGTSYGRKDAWSIGYNNNYTIGVWVGNFSGKGVPELSGANVATPLLFNLFNAIENENNKEWNTMPESVNFRYVCAVTGKNPADFCQNVVLDYYLPGISKNITCDHLIEVKVDEKEKISYCTTCLPENGYKVKMYEHYSPEIISWMQSKNIPVNLIPVHNPDCERVFSDGAPVITSPVNQLDYYIDKLDKQKMMLNANVGSDVKKVFWYINDKLLTESDAKTPVFFEPEEGKTKISCSDDKGRNTDIEITVDYF from the coding sequence ATGTGGACTGAGGAAAAAATCCGGTCGAAAATTTTGGTTGTGCATAAGGCAATTAAAACCCATCGTGTGCTTAGATGGGCGCGTGTTGTTTTATTGACATTTGCATGTATACTGGGTTTATTTTTTTTGCTCAATATCATTTTTCCGATGCGGGTGCAAATTGAATATTCGCAAATCGTAACAGCACGTGACGGCACCGTATTAAATGCATTTTTAACCTCCGATGAAAAATGGCGCATGATGACCGAGCTGGAGGAGATTACACCTGAAATGCAAACTGCAATTATTTACAAAGAGGATAAATATTTCTACCGACATCCCGGTGTAAATCCTGCTGCAATTTTGCGTGCGTTATATAATAATATTACCAGCGGAAACCGCACTTCAGGGGCTTCAACCATCACCATGCAGGTTGCACGATTATTGTCGCCTAAAGACCGAACCTATGGCAATAAACTCATAGAAATGTTCCGCGCCTTACAGATTGATATGCTGTATAGTAAGCCGGAAATTTTACAAATGTATTTAAATCTGGTTCCTTATGGTGGCAATATCGAAGGAGTAAAAGCGGCTTCTGTTTTATATCTTGAAAAAACACCTGAGGTATTAAGTTTGGCGGAATTAACAGCGCTTTCCATTATTCCCAATAGACCAACATCATTACGTCCCGGAATAAATAATGATATTATTGTTCGGGAAAGAAATAAATGGTTGGAACGATTTAAATCTGCGCATTTATTTGAGGAAGATATAATTAATGATGCCATACAGGAACCTTTTACTGCATTTAGAACAGAAGGTCCAAAACTGGCACGCCATTTTTCAACAAGACTAAAATATCGTTATCCGGAGCAGCCAATTATTAAATCAAATTTAGTTGCAGAAACTCAAATGCAATCTGAAAAATTGGTTGGAGATTATGTAAAACAATTATGGGGTTTAGATATTCATAATGGCGCCGCAATTGTAATTGATAATCACACACATCAAATAGTTGCCTATGTAGGTTCAGGCGATTTTTTTAATACTGCTGATGGCGGACAGGTGGATGGTGTGCAGGCAATTCGTTCGCCGGGAAGTACATTAAAACCATTGTTATATGCGCTATCCTTTGATGAAGGATTACAAACACCTCAAAGTATAATTGCTGATGTTCCTGTAAATTATTCAGGCTATAGCCCGGAAAACTATGATGAAGATTATAATGGTAATGTAACAATAGAATATGCCTTATCGCATTCATTAAATGTTCCGGCTGTAAAAACATTAAGTGAAATGGGCATGGATAATTTTTTAAATACATTAATCAATTGTGATTTTACCACAATAGATGAAAAACGAAACGACCTTGGCCTTTCTGTGGCTTTAGGTGGTTGTGGTGTTACCCTAGAACAATTAACGCGTTTATACAGTGCTTTTGCTAATCAGGGCCGCTACAGTCATATCAGATGGTTGCAGTCGGATGAGGATACTGCTTTTATTCAGGCATTTAGTCCGGGCGCCGCGTTTATGATTACCGAAATTCTGACCCAATTAACCAGACCTGATTTACCGAATTTTTATCAGAGCGCTAAAAATGTGCCGCTCATAGCATGGAAAACAGGTACGAGTTATGGTCGCAAAGATGCGTGGAGCATTGGTTATAATAATAATTATACCATTGGTGTGTGGGTAGGTAATTTCTCGGGAAAAGGTGTTCCTGAATTATCAGGGGCAAATGTTGCCACTCCCCTGTTGTTTAATTTATTTAATGCAATAGAAAACGAAAATAATAAGGAATGGAACACGATGCCTGAATCAGTCAATTTCAGATATGTATGTGCTGTTACCGGAAAAAACCCTGCAGATTTTTGTCAGAATGTGGTGCTGGATTATTATTTACCCGGCATCTCAAAAAATATTACTTGCGATCATCTAATTGAAGTGAAGGTTGATGAAAAGGAAAAAATAAGTTACTGCACAACTTGTTTACCTGAAAATGGATACAAAGTAAAAATGTATGAACATTACAGTCCGGAAATTATCAGTTGGATGCAGTCGAAAAACATTCCGGTAAATTTAATTCCCGTTCATAATCCTGATTGTGAAAGAGTTTTCTCAGATGGCGCACCTGTAATTACCTCTCCTGTAAATCAGCTGGATTATTATATCGACAAACTGGATAAACAAAAAATGATGCTGAATGCTAATGTAGGTTCAGATGTGAAAAAAGTTTTTTGGTATATTAATGATAAATTATTGACTGAGTCTGATGCAAAAACACCTGTTTTTTTTGAACCAGAAGAAGGCAAAACCAAAATCAGCTGCAGCGATGATAAAGGCAGAAATACCGATATTGAAATTACAGTAGATTATTTTTAA
- a CDS encoding carboxypeptidase-like regulatory domain-containing protein: MKKLAALMLLIPFCLVSVAFAQSRTITGTITSATDNEPLPGATVLVKGTTTGTITDLDGKYVLVVPQDKDVLVFTFLGFKMHEETIGARNVINVSLEEDVLGLETVVVTALGIPKEKLSLGVSTQEVGGDRVASSGETNLIEGLSAKAAGVQVVGSSGSPGASSKIIIRGPSTFTNENQPLVVIDGVPIDNSTNSTVAGDYPFNANLNGVNNSNRAIDVNPDDIESINILKGPAAAALYGSRAGSGAIIITTKRGNKAGDKAVHINFSSTLEVNQVSNIPAQQQLYAQGTGGGKINNDGVVEPEGNFIEADPGPDQLWDTDDDGSAGTASSWGPLLSNIGLTATDNPGDFFETGLTYNNNLAISGGTDRGSLRLSIGNTQDNGVIPNSNYDRTSVRVNSDMRIWDKFRIAADGNYINSGGTRSQNGSNLSGVMLSLLRTPVSYDLSSGYEYPTGANRNYFSAYDNPYWTINNNPFTDNVNRLLGNFSAIYTPWDWATVTYRIGTDSYTDERKQIFAIGSNDPANAPADKLKKIQFVTIRYIAI, from the coding sequence ATGAAAAAATTAGCCGCTTTGATGCTGCTGATTCCTTTTTGTTTGGTATCTGTTGCCTTTGCGCAAAGCAGAACCATAACAGGAACAATCACGTCAGCCACAGACAATGAGCCCTTACCGGGGGCAACAGTACTGGTGAAGGGGACTACAACGGGAACTATTACTGACCTGGATGGTAAGTATGTGTTGGTTGTGCCTCAGGACAAAGATGTTTTAGTATTCACATTCTTAGGCTTTAAAATGCATGAAGAAACCATTGGTGCCAGAAATGTTATCAATGTTTCTTTGGAAGAAGACGTTTTAGGCTTGGAAACTGTGGTTGTTACCGCTTTAGGTATTCCTAAAGAAAAACTTTCCTTGGGTGTTTCCACTCAGGAAGTAGGTGGTGACCGTGTTGCCAGTTCCGGAGAAACTAACTTGATTGAAGGTCTTTCTGCGAAAGCAGCGGGTGTTCAGGTAGTTGGATCTTCAGGTAGCCCTGGTGCATCCAGTAAAATTATTATTCGTGGACCATCAACATTTACTAACGAAAATCAACCTTTAGTAGTTATTGACGGTGTGCCAATTGATAACTCTACCAATAGCACTGTTGCGGGTGACTATCCGTTTAACGCAAACTTAAATGGTGTAAATAACTCAAACCGTGCAATCGACGTTAACCCTGATGATATTGAAAGTATCAACATCCTGAAAGGCCCTGCTGCTGCAGCTCTTTATGGCTCACGTGCGGGTTCAGGTGCAATCATTATTACAACAAAACGCGGTAACAAAGCTGGTGATAAAGCGGTGCATATTAATTTTTCTTCTACGTTAGAAGTAAATCAAGTAAGCAATATTCCTGCACAACAACAGTTATACGCACAAGGAACCGGCGGTGGTAAAATCAATAACGATGGTGTTGTTGAACCTGAAGGTAACTTTATTGAAGCTGACCCGGGTCCTGACCAATTATGGGATACTGATGATGATGGATCTGCAGGTACTGCAAGTAGCTGGGGACCACTGCTTTCAAATATTGGTTTAACTGCAACAGATAATCCGGGCGACTTTTTTGAAACCGGTTTAACTTATAATAATAACCTGGCAATTAGCGGTGGTACCGACAGAGGTTCATTGCGTTTGTCTATTGGTAATACTCAAGACAATGGTGTTATTCCAAATTCGAATTACGACAGAACTTCAGTTCGTGTAAATTCAGATATGCGCATCTGGGATAAATTCAGAATTGCTGCTGACGGTAACTACATAAATTCAGGTGGAACAAGATCACAAAATGGTAGCAACCTTTCAGGTGTTATGTTATCATTATTGCGCACACCGGTAAGCTACGATTTATCTTCAGGTTATGAATATCCTACAGGTGCAAACAGAAATTATTTTTCTGCTTATGATAATCCTTACTGGACAATTAACAATAACCCGTTTACTGATAATGTAAATCGTTTATTAGGTAATTTCTCAGCTATTTATACACCTTGGGATTGGGCAACAGTAACTTATCGCATTGGAACAGATTCATATACTGACGAACGCAAACAAATTTTCGCAATTGGTTCAAACGACCCTGCAAATGCACCGGCGGACAAATTGAAGAAAATTCAATTCGTTACAATCAGGTATATAGCGATTTAA
- a CDS encoding SusD/RagB family nutrient-binding outer membrane lipoprotein: MKKIFLIIAAPIILFGSGCSGWVDDVSTSPNSPTEVTPALLLTVSEVAMQSLYTGQLARTSSILMQHSAGNDFQMIDIRDYKITEQSNTNEWKTFYADALINQQELINVAGAENPYYRGIATVLKCMTIGLATDFYGDIPYSQALNGLDATTEALNPAYDSQESIIAAIQNELNGAITDLSAPATSNALLPGADDFIHNGDVSMWIKAAFMLKARYANRLSERDATGSANDALAFLASAGLSSNADNTNAIFGINGNELNPWASFNTTRANYIKMGEFFINLLSSTNDPRLPLYATLDDDGGFSGVATNSEDPTASNTGPLYSSDANPLPLLTYYEMKFIEAEAQMRLGNTGAAATAYNDAVKANILATVGAPDPTYEAANASETAGTITMEKIMTQKYIAMFTQCETWADWRRTGLPALTPNPDGIVDGIPVRFPTCIDERLYNSNAVVIGDILAPVWWDN, translated from the coding sequence ATGAAAAAGATATTTTTAATAATTGCCGCACCTATCATCCTCTTTGGTTCAGGATGTAGTGGCTGGGTTGATGATGTATCTACATCACCTAACTCACCAACAGAGGTTACTCCGGCATTGTTACTTACGGTATCAGAAGTTGCTATGCAATCTTTATATACCGGACAATTAGCAAGAACCTCATCTATATTAATGCAACATTCTGCAGGAAACGATTTCCAGATGATTGATATTCGTGATTATAAAATCACTGAACAAAGTAATACCAACGAATGGAAAACATTTTATGCAGATGCATTAATTAACCAACAGGAATTAATTAATGTTGCCGGCGCAGAAAATCCTTATTACAGAGGAATTGCAACGGTATTAAAATGTATGACCATTGGTTTGGCAACAGACTTTTATGGTGATATTCCTTATTCACAAGCATTAAATGGTTTAGATGCAACAACAGAAGCATTAAACCCTGCTTATGATTCTCAGGAAAGTATAATTGCTGCTATTCAAAATGAATTAAACGGTGCTATCACTGATTTATCAGCACCTGCAACTTCAAATGCATTATTACCCGGAGCTGATGATTTTATTCATAATGGCGATGTTTCTATGTGGATTAAAGCTGCTTTCATGTTGAAAGCCCGTTATGCAAATCGTTTAAGTGAACGTGATGCTACAGGTTCTGCTAACGATGCACTTGCATTTTTAGCTTCTGCAGGTTTAAGTTCAAATGCTGATAATACTAATGCAATATTTGGTATTAATGGTAATGAATTAAACCCTTGGGCTTCATTTAATACAACTCGTGCGAACTACATTAAAATGGGTGAATTTTTCATCAATTTATTGTCTAGTACTAATGACCCACGTTTACCATTATATGCAACTTTAGATGATGATGGTGGTTTTTCAGGAGTAGCAACAAATTCAGAAGATCCTACGGCTTCAAATACAGGCCCATTATATTCTTCAGATGCTAATCCATTACCACTGCTTACTTATTATGAAATGAAATTTATTGAAGCTGAAGCTCAAATGCGTTTAGGTAATACCGGCGCAGCTGCAACTGCTTACAATGATGCTGTTAAAGCAAACATTTTAGCTACAGTAGGCGCTCCTGATCCAACTTATGAAGCAGCTAACGCAAGCGAAACTGCAGGCACAATTACTATGGAAAAAATCATGACCCAGAAGTATATCGCAATGTTTACACAGTGCGAAACTTGGGCTGATTGGAGAAGAACCGGTTTACCGGCTTTAACTCCTAATCCTGATGGAATTGTTGACGGCATTCCGGTTCGTTTCCCAACTTGTATCGATGAACGTTTATACAACAGCAATGCAGTTGTTATCGGCGACATCTTAGCACCGGTTTGGTGGGATAATTAA
- a CDS encoding TonB-dependent receptor produces MEENSIRYNQVYSDLIISGSKDLNENFSLNVTLGNNLTDIDINYLYARGRDLTIPDYYNLSNASDLYASQSTTKQRSAAFFGELGLDFKSLIFLSVSGRNEWSSTYGPNQGSAFFPSVSGAFVFSELMNTNNIFSFGKIRAAYAQAGIEPQPYSANTYFIPPLYTDGFTDGYSFPYLGQSGFGYSQLNTLGNPDLKPERLTGTEAGLELKFWKGRIDFDMTVYKQESSDILLVKPIASTSGFSYVYDNAGAMVNKGIELTLNADIVKKKDLTWNIGGNFSKNENEVTQLADGVDEIEIEAGFGDPGAYVIVGQPYGLLYGSQWAYNDNGDLLIDGSTGLPIFDTISGVIGDPYPDWLMNINTALTWKGLTLSGLLDIRKGGDIWNGTNARMNRIGISEASGERDHTFVIEGVIEQPDGSYTPNNIEIAPEDYWGDYLGDFGASSQAIQDGGWVRLREVKLAYQFNLDPKNVVKALNISATGRNLWLKTDYTGVDPENSLTGAGSNISGFDWFNNPGTKSYLFTVSASF; encoded by the coding sequence ATTGAAGAAAATTCAATTCGTTACAATCAGGTATATAGCGATTTAATTATTTCTGGTTCAAAAGATTTAAATGAAAACTTTTCTTTAAATGTAACTTTAGGTAATAACCTCACTGATATCGACATTAATTATTTATATGCTCGTGGTCGTGATTTAACTATTCCTGATTATTACAATTTATCAAATGCTTCTGATTTATATGCTAGTCAATCAACAACTAAACAGCGCAGCGCTGCGTTTTTTGGTGAACTTGGATTAGATTTCAAAAGCTTAATTTTCTTATCAGTTTCAGGAAGAAATGAATGGTCATCAACTTATGGTCCTAACCAGGGTTCTGCATTCTTCCCTTCAGTGAGCGGTGCATTTGTATTCAGCGAATTAATGAACACAAATAATATTTTCTCATTTGGTAAAATTCGTGCTGCTTATGCGCAGGCAGGTATTGAACCACAACCTTATAGTGCTAATACATATTTTATACCACCACTGTATACTGATGGTTTTACAGATGGTTATAGCTTCCCTTACCTCGGACAATCAGGTTTTGGTTACAGCCAGTTAAATACACTTGGTAACCCTGATTTAAAACCTGAACGTTTAACAGGTACTGAAGCAGGTTTAGAATTAAAATTCTGGAAAGGCCGTATCGATTTCGATATGACTGTTTACAAACAAGAATCATCTGATATCTTATTAGTTAAACCAATTGCCTCAACTTCAGGATTTAGTTATGTTTACGATAACGCAGGTGCAATGGTTAACAAAGGAATTGAGTTAACATTAAATGCTGACATCGTTAAGAAAAAAGATTTAACATGGAACATCGGTGGTAACTTCAGCAAAAACGAAAATGAAGTAACACAATTAGCTGATGGTGTTGATGAAATTGAAATTGAAGCCGGTTTCGGTGACCCTGGTGCTTATGTAATCGTTGGTCAGCCTTACGGTTTATTATACGGTTCACAATGGGCTTATAATGATAATGGTGATTTATTAATCGACGGTTCAACAGGCTTACCAATTTTTGATACTATTTCAGGTGTAATTGGTGATCCATATCCGGATTGGTTAATGAACATCAATACTGCTTTAACCTGGAAAGGTTTAACATTAAGCGGATTATTAGATATCAGAAAAGGTGGTGACATCTGGAATGGTACTAATGCACGTATGAACCGTATCGGTATTTCTGAAGCATCAGGCGAACGCGATCACACTTTTGTAATTGAAGGTGTTATTGAACAACCTGATGGTTCTTATACACCAAACAATATCGAAATTGCTCCTGAAGATTATTGGGGTGATTACCTTGGTGACTTTGGTGCATCATCACAAGCAATTCAAGATGGTGGCTGGGTACGTTTACGTGAAGTTAAATTGGCTTACCAGTTTAACCTCGATCCAAAAAATGTTGTGAAAGCATTAAATATTTCAGCAACAGGACGTAACCTTTGGTTAAAAACAGATTACACAGGTGTTGACCCTGAAAACAGCTTAACCGGTGCAGGTTCTAATATTTCCGGTTTCGACTGGTTTAACAACCCTGGAACAAAATCATATTTGTTCACAGTAAGTGCATCATTCTAA